The Flavobacterium sp. HJ-32-4 genome contains a region encoding:
- a CDS encoding tyrosine-type recombinase/integrase codes for MHDYKAAFRDYLQAERHYSPHTVLAYTSDLDVFSVFLRAEYGQETLQDVVYPQVRTWIVRLVEEGLSPYSVNRKVASLKAFYKFLLRSRQIEVSPLQQHKSLKTPKQVQLPFSEKEMEEVLKDIRYPEGFDGVRDKLIVELLYTTGIRRAELIHIRTANVDLDGRMLKVLGKRNKERLIPLLPSVVSSIRHYLVAKAALESVADQGYLFVTKKGIKVSESLVYRLIKYYFSDVSGKVKKSPHILRHTFATHLLNNGADLNSVKELLGHSSLASTQVYTHNSLAELKKVYGDAHPRNRR; via the coding sequence ATGCACGATTATAAGGCAGCTTTTCGGGATTATCTTCAGGCGGAACGTCATTATTCGCCACATACCGTCTTGGCCTACACCAGCGACCTCGATGTTTTTTCGGTTTTCCTGCGGGCAGAGTATGGGCAGGAAACGCTACAGGATGTCGTGTATCCACAGGTGCGCACCTGGATCGTGCGTTTGGTCGAGGAAGGGTTATCGCCTTATTCCGTAAATAGGAAGGTTGCTTCGTTAAAAGCCTTCTACAAGTTCTTGTTGCGGAGCCGCCAGATAGAGGTGAGTCCGTTGCAACAGCACAAATCACTCAAAACACCCAAGCAGGTGCAATTGCCATTCTCTGAAAAGGAGATGGAAGAGGTCTTGAAGGACATCCGATATCCAGAAGGATTTGACGGTGTGCGGGATAAGCTAATCGTTGAGTTGCTGTATACTACCGGCATCCGGCGGGCTGAACTCATCCACATCCGTACGGCCAACGTCGACCTCGACGGACGGATGCTGAAAGTGTTGGGGAAACGGAACAAAGAACGTCTTATTCCGTTGTTGCCGTCAGTTGTCTCATCCATAAGACATTATCTTGTGGCAAAAGCCGCGCTCGAATCAGTCGCGGACCAAGGTTATCTTTTCGTTACGAAAAAGGGAATTAAAGTGTCAGAATCGCTTGTTTATCGACTCATAAAGTATTACTTTAGTGATGTCTCCGGTAAGGTGAAGAAGAGTCCGCACATCCTGCGGCACACCTTCGCAACCCATCTTCTAAACAACGGAGCGGACTTGAATTCGGTTAAAGAACTACTCGGACATTCCAGCCTGGCATCCACGCAAGTATACACCCACAACAGTCTTGCTGAACTCAAGAAGGTGTATGGGGATGCGCATC
- a CDS encoding CCC motif membrane protein — MEETHSQYPPANPYGGGYRPFPAALPNANAVLVLGILSIALCFCYGIVGLILGIIALVLSSRCKAMYEAQPSAYTPSSYNNMNAGRICAIIGICLSAVYFLFVLYVIIVGAAMSTVPWYMMEQ, encoded by the coding sequence ATGGAAGAAACCCATTCACAATACCCACCCGCAAATCCCTATGGAGGCGGGTATCGCCCTTTTCCAGCCGCGCTCCCGAACGCCAACGCCGTGTTGGTACTCGGTATTTTATCCATCGCGCTTTGCTTCTGTTACGGCATCGTGGGTCTTATTTTGGGCATCATAGCACTCGTGCTTTCCTCGCGTTGCAAAGCGATGTATGAGGCACAGCCTAGTGCTTATACACCATCCTCCTATAACAACATGAATGCAGGCCGGATTTGCGCCATCATCGGAATCTGCCTTTCCGCTGTGTACTTCCTGTTTGTCTTGTACGTGATAATTGTAGGAGCCGCCATGTCGACTGTGCCGTGGTACATGATGGAGCAATAG
- a CDS encoding acyl-CoA dehydrogenase family protein produces the protein MTFDYLESNTMIAESVRDFAETHIRPHVMEWDEAQLFPVDLFRRLGQMGYMGILVPEELGGSGLGYHEYITIIEEISKVDPSIGLSVAAHNSLCTNHILTFGNDEQKRRWIPKLATGEHIGAWGLTEHNTGSDAGGMNTTAKRDGNDWILNGAKNFITHAISGEVAVVIARTGEKGDSKGMTAFVLEKGMLGFSSGKKENKLGMRASETAELIFDSCRVPDENRLGEVGQGFIQAMKILDGGRISIGALSLGIAKGAYEASLKYSKERVQFGKPISEFQGISFKLADMATEIEASELLLRKAAHLKEAHQPVTTAGAMAKMYASEACVRISNEAVQIHGGYGYTKDFPVEKFYRDSKLCTIGEGTTEIQKVVISRNLLR, from the coding sequence ATGACTTTTGACTACCTGGAATCCAATACCATGATTGCGGAATCCGTGCGCGATTTTGCCGAAACACATATCCGTCCACACGTTATGGAATGGGATGAGGCGCAGCTGTTTCCGGTTGACCTTTTCCGAAGACTGGGCCAGATGGGCTACATGGGTATTTTAGTGCCGGAAGAACTTGGTGGTTCGGGTCTGGGCTATCACGAGTATATTACGATCATCGAAGAAATTTCAAAGGTCGATCCGTCTATTGGATTGTCGGTTGCAGCCCACAATTCGCTTTGCACCAATCACATCCTGACGTTTGGTAACGATGAGCAGAAACGCCGTTGGATTCCGAAACTGGCGACCGGTGAACACATTGGCGCCTGGGGATTGACCGAACACAATACCGGATCGGATGCAGGTGGGATGAACACGACTGCGAAACGAGACGGCAACGACTGGATACTGAACGGCGCGAAGAACTTCATTACCCACGCAATCTCCGGAGAGGTGGCCGTGGTGATTGCCCGGACGGGTGAGAAAGGTGATTCGAAGGGGATGACCGCCTTCGTACTTGAGAAAGGTATGCTTGGATTTTCATCCGGTAAGAAAGAGAACAAACTCGGTATGCGGGCGTCTGAAACAGCGGAATTGATTTTTGATAGCTGCCGCGTACCGGATGAGAACCGTTTGGGTGAGGTCGGACAGGGTTTTATCCAAGCAATGAAAATCCTTGACGGCGGCCGTATTTCGATTGGGGCGCTTTCGCTTGGCATTGCGAAAGGGGCCTATGAAGCGTCATTGAAATATTCGAAAGAGCGGGTGCAGTTCGGAAAGCCAATCAGCGAGTTCCAGGGGATTTCCTTTAAGTTGGCCGATATGGCCACCGAGATCGAAGCGTCGGAATTGCTGTTGCGCAAAGCGGCCCACCTGAAAGAGGCCCACCAACCGGTTACCACTGCAGGCGCCATGGCCAAAATGTATGCATCGGAAGCCTGCGTGCGCATCTCGAACGAAGCGGTGCAAATCCATGGCGGATATGGTTACACGAAAGATTTTCCCGTTGAGAAGTTTTACCGTGACTCGAAACTCTGCACGATTGGAGAGGGCACTACCGAAATCCAGAAGGTGGTGATTTCACGTAATTTGCTAAGGTAA
- a CDS encoding DUF2752 domain-containing protein, whose product MIEWLEAHMLACSMKATFGIECPGCGMQRALIALLRGDVMDSLHYNAALVPFLLTISALMGQLWAKHPKGGYVVMWLFILTSTITTVQFLYKVSTW is encoded by the coding sequence ATGATCGAGTGGCTGGAGGCCCATATGCTCGCCTGCTCGATGAAGGCTACCTTCGGCATCGAATGTCCGGGCTGTGGTATGCAACGTGCACTGATAGCACTACTCCGCGGTGACGTTATGGATTCTTTGCACTATAACGCCGCCTTGGTGCCCTTCTTATTGACTATTTCCGCACTAATGGGACAGCTATGGGCCAAACACCCAAAAGGAGGATATGTGGTGATGTGGCTGTTCATCCTGACTTCGACCATAACAACCGTGCAATTCCTATATAAGGTCTCCACCTGGTAG
- a CDS encoding helix-hairpin-helix domain-containing protein — MGASLTFSRRQRRGLTVLALLMVVFQIVLYGSDIGASGVPSKDETEWMATQRMIDSLKTIRKSEQPKQYPFNPNFISDYKGYRLGMSAAEIDRLLAFRKTGRYVNSAREFQKVTGISDSLLERLSPFFRFPEWVTHRNARGSFTKDTVRIEKRQQKPLDINTATQEDLIKVYGIGPALSERILKLREKFGAFVSIDQLELVWGLRPEALAEVKKAFVVGPAPAVKKVRINEATFREIMQAPYFNYNLTKEVMVYRSMHSGIKNAEDLANVEGFPLEKLKIISLYLEF; from the coding sequence ATGGGAGCTAGCCTGACCTTTTCGCGCCGCCAGCGAAGGGGATTGACGGTGCTCGCGCTTCTTATGGTAGTTTTCCAGATCGTTTTGTACGGCAGTGATATCGGTGCATCCGGTGTCCCATCGAAGGACGAAACGGAATGGATGGCCACACAACGAATGATCGATTCCCTCAAGACCATCCGGAAGTCTGAACAGCCCAAGCAGTATCCATTCAACCCGAATTTTATCAGCGACTATAAAGGATACCGGCTTGGCATGTCAGCAGCCGAGATTGACCGCCTGTTGGCTTTCCGTAAAACCGGACGCTACGTTAACTCCGCCCGTGAATTTCAGAAAGTAACCGGTATCTCGGATTCGTTGCTGGAGCGGTTGTCACCCTTTTTTCGATTTCCCGAATGGGTAACGCACCGAAACGCGCGGGGCTCTTTTACCAAAGATACCGTGAGGATTGAAAAGCGTCAGCAAAAGCCACTCGATATCAATACGGCCACACAGGAAGACCTGATCAAGGTGTACGGCATCGGACCAGCCTTGTCGGAACGCATCCTGAAGCTTCGGGAAAAATTTGGGGCGTTCGTCTCGATCGACCAGTTGGAACTTGTTTGGGGGTTGCGGCCCGAGGCACTTGCTGAAGTAAAGAAAGCCTTTGTAGTGGGCCCGGCGCCTGCGGTGAAAAAGGTGCGTATCAATGAAGCCACCTTTCGCGAAATCATGCAGGCTCCCTATTTTAATTACAACCTGACAAAAGAGGTAATGGTATACCGTAGCATGCACTCGGGAATAAAGAATGCTGAGGATTTAGCAAATGTTGAGGGCTTTCCACTTGAAAAATTAAAAATAATAAGTCTATATTTGGAATTCTGA
- the rpsU gene encoding 30S ribosomal protein S21, with the protein MLIIPIKDGENIDRALKRYKRKFDKTGTIRQLRARQAFVKPSVTRRMQIQKASYIQGLRDAAEN; encoded by the coding sequence ATGTTGATTATTCCAATTAAAGACGGAGAAAATATTGATCGCGCGCTGAAGCGTTATAAGCGTAAATTCGATAAGACCGGAACTATCCGTCAGCTCCGTGCGCGTCAAGCGTTCGTAAAGCCATCGGTAACCCGTAGGATGCAAATCCAGAAAGCTTCTTATATCCAGGGTCTTCGTGACGCTGCTGAAAACTAA
- a CDS encoding PspC domain-containing protein has protein sequence MSVVTRLKYFFEKHGFNAASRLADRLGMRASSVRLFFIYISFVTAGLWFGVYLTLAFWLKLKDLIRAKRSSVFDL, from the coding sequence ATGTCAGTAGTCACCCGACTCAAATATTTCTTCGAAAAACACGGCTTCAACGCAGCTTCGCGGTTAGCCGATCGACTGGGGATGCGCGCCAGCAGTGTCCGCCTGTTTTTCATTTACATTTCCTTTGTGACGGCCGGACTTTGGTTCGGGGTGTACCTCACACTCGCGTTTTGGCTCAAGTTGAAAGACCTTATCCGCGCCAAGCGATCGTCGGTGTTCGACCTTTAA